The genomic region TATTTTTTGAGGGCAAGTCAATCAGACAAGCATAAGGAATTCCGGGGAAATCCTTAAGGGGAAAAACCCAAGATTCATTTTGATTAAGTAAATGATATCCTGCTTCATCAACGCTTTTTAGCCAAAATAAAGTTTGTGAAAGCTGAATTAACTCATCTGTTTCAGTTATCGCTAACGTTCCATTTGGAATTATTAAAAAAGTTTTTTGAGGAATAAATAAAGCAAGCGGTTTAATCTTTAAAGTCTGCAACATATCCCAGGAGTAGCAGAATTTTTCAGAAACTTGCTCAGAATTAGATTCCCACCAGGAAATTTGGATCGGATAATGGGAGTTAGAAATAACCTGTGAGACAACACCAAAGTGTTTTCCATTGGTTACAAATGTTCCTTTGAGGAATGGCTCTGTTACTTGATGAATTTTAACAGGTGCTAAAACGTGGCTGACTCGAAAGTTAGGAATTGATAGTTGAGGCTCTGAAGTTTTTGGCATTAATGAAAGTAAGTTAATCCAGTCAGAGGTAATGGGGCTTGAATAAATCTTGCTTAAATTCAACATAAACATTGTCCCATTCTGTTGATGTTAGAAGCATGAGCTAACCAGTTCACGAATATTTAGCGTAGTGATGTAGGGTGCGCTCAGTAATTCCAATCCCCCGAAAACTTTCCCATTTGTATTGACATTCTTCCGGTTGATATTTATGGCTTAATTGGCTCCATTCCTCCCAATCAGGAAGTAGAGAATCGCTAATATATTTCAGTGACATTCCTATGAATATCCATGATTCATAGTCGTCAGCATAGCGAGGATGGATAATTTCCAACAGCAGCTTTGCTTGTTCTACGGTTATAGAGCAGCTTGGGAAGGAAACGGAGGAGATTTTTGAGGTTGATACTCTCTTATATTTTCGAGACGGTTGGGGTTGGGAAAGTAACTCAATCACCCAATCTGGTGCGATCGCAACTTCAGTTGTATCAGGTCGATTAAGCCAGTGGTAAGAACCTGTAAGGGGATGGGGAGAAGGAGGGAGAACGGATTGATGCCCCTCTCCCCTTAGTTCCAATCCTTCACCGGAGACAGTGGAGATTTTACGGGACTTAAAGCTTGTTGTTGGACTGGGAATAGAAAAGAGATATTGCGCCCTCCCCGACCGCCCCGAAGACCAACCGACAGTC from Planktothrix sp. FACHB-1365 harbors:
- a CDS encoding bifunctional DNA primase/polymerase yields the protein MQGSLIKLIETLSVLPPHWRIIPVNGNKQPLGYSWQHHYFSPPSLKTSLIHQGSVAVFNKNNKLYSVTPKGIGLLCGQTQSEFLVAIDIDGMSAMDVVEKLSAGQGLPVTVGWSSGRSGRAQYLFSIPSPTTSFKSRKISTVSGEGLELRGEGHQSVLPPSPHPLTGSYHWLNRPDTTEVAIAPDWVIELLSQPQPSRKYKRVSTSKISSVSFPSCSITVEQAKLLLEIIHPRYADDYESWIFIGMSLKYISDSLLPDWEEWSQLSHKYQPEECQYKWESFRGIGITERTLHHYAKYS